A single window of Vibrio stylophorae DNA harbors:
- the alaS gene encoding alanine--tRNA ligase gives MYMSTDEVRNAYLKFFESKGHQIVDSSSLVPHNDPTLLFTNAGMNQFKDCFLGLEKRAYTRATTAQRCVRAGGKHNDLENVGFTARHHTFFEMLGNFSFGDYFKDDAISYAWEFLTEILKLPKERLLVTVYQTDDEAFDIWNKKIGIPAERIVRIGDKEGGKAYESDNFWQMGDTGPCGPCTEIFYDHGDHIWGGPPGSAEEDGDRFIEIWNNVFMQFNRHADGTMEPLPQPSVDTGMGIERISAIMQGVHSNYEIDVFQTLIKAAAEVTGCDDLSNQSLRVIADHIRSCSFLIVDGVMPSNEGRGYVLRRIIRRAVRHGNKVGAQGAFFHKLVGVLAEVMGSAGQELKRQQAVVEKVLRIEEENFGRTLERGMAILNDALDNLDGKVLDGETVFKLYDTYGFPADLTNDVARERDFSIDEVGFEKAMEEQRQRAREAGQFGTDYNAAIKTEAQTEFCGYAGTEGESAVVAMFVEGQEVDALSAGDKAILILDQTPFYAESGGQCGDAGVINTESGLFKVEDTQKLGNAIAHHGELTEGVMAKGDKANALVNAARRAAITLNHSATHLLHAALRKVLGEHVTQKGSLVKAENLRFDFSHLEGVTAAELKEVERMVNAEVRRNHSIETNIMDIESAKQKGAMALFGEKYDEQVRVLSMGDFSTELCGGVHASSTGDIGLFKITSESGIAAGIRRIEAVTGEAALDYLDGQAAKAELKLDEAAVKAKALEKEIAQLKDKLAAAASAKLTDKVQEINGVKVLVAKLDGADNKALRGMVDDLKNQMGSGVIMLGNVSEGKVGLIAGVTKDLIGKVKAGDLVNLVAQQVGGKGGGRPDMAQAGGTDAAALPQALDSVVPWLTEQL, from the coding sequence ATGTACATGAGCACAGATGAGGTTCGTAATGCGTACCTCAAGTTCTTTGAAAGCAAAGGACACCAGATCGTCGACAGTTCATCGTTAGTACCGCATAACGATCCAACCCTGCTTTTTACCAATGCAGGTATGAACCAATTTAAAGATTGTTTCTTAGGTTTGGAAAAACGCGCCTACACACGAGCAACGACTGCACAACGCTGTGTTCGTGCCGGTGGTAAGCACAACGATCTAGAAAACGTTGGTTTTACAGCTCGTCACCATACCTTCTTTGAAATGCTAGGTAACTTCAGCTTTGGTGATTACTTCAAAGATGATGCGATTAGCTATGCATGGGAATTCCTGACTGAAATTCTAAAACTGCCAAAAGAGCGTTTGTTGGTGACTGTTTATCAGACCGATGATGAGGCTTTTGATATCTGGAATAAAAAAATTGGTATTCCAGCTGAGCGCATCGTTCGCATTGGCGATAAAGAAGGTGGTAAAGCCTATGAGTCAGATAACTTCTGGCAAATGGGTGACACTGGCCCATGTGGTCCATGTACCGAGATTTTCTATGATCACGGCGACCACATCTGGGGTGGTCCTCCAGGTTCTGCAGAGGAAGATGGCGACCGCTTTATTGAAATCTGGAACAACGTATTTATGCAGTTCAATCGCCATGCCGATGGCACCATGGAGCCGCTACCACAACCTTCGGTAGATACAGGCATGGGGATTGAGCGTATCTCTGCCATCATGCAGGGTGTGCATTCAAACTATGAAATTGATGTTTTCCAAACATTGATCAAAGCCGCTGCAGAAGTGACAGGTTGTGATGACCTTTCTAATCAATCACTACGCGTTATTGCTGACCATATTCGTTCATGTTCATTCTTGATTGTGGACGGTGTGATGCCTTCAAATGAAGGTCGTGGCTATGTGCTACGTCGCATTATTCGTCGCGCAGTGCGTCACGGTAACAAAGTGGGTGCACAAGGTGCATTCTTCCATAAATTGGTCGGCGTGCTGGCTGAGGTAATGGGCTCTGCGGGTCAAGAACTCAAACGCCAGCAAGCTGTGGTTGAGAAAGTGCTTCGTATCGAAGAAGAAAACTTTGGTCGCACGCTCGAGCGCGGCATGGCGATCCTGAATGATGCACTTGATAACCTTGACGGTAAAGTGCTGGACGGCGAAACCGTATTCAAACTTTATGATACCTACGGCTTCCCTGCTGATTTGACCAATGATGTAGCGCGCGAGCGTGACTTTAGCATCGATGAAGTTGGCTTTGAAAAAGCCATGGAAGAGCAGCGTCAACGTGCACGTGAAGCGGGCCAATTTGGTACCGATTACAACGCCGCAATCAAAACAGAAGCGCAAACAGAATTCTGCGGCTACGCCGGTACTGAAGGTGAGAGCGCTGTGGTTGCGATGTTCGTTGAAGGCCAAGAAGTCGATGCACTATCTGCGGGTGATAAAGCGATTTTGATTCTTGATCAAACACCTTTCTATGCAGAGTCAGGCGGCCAGTGTGGCGATGCGGGTGTGATCAATACTGAATCAGGTTTGTTCAAAGTTGAAGATACTCAAAAGCTTGGTAATGCCATTGCGCATCACGGCGAGTTGACTGAAGGCGTCATGGCGAAAGGTGACAAAGCCAATGCATTGGTGAATGCTGCGCGCCGCGCCGCTATTACCTTGAACCACTCTGCAACACACTTGCTTCACGCTGCACTACGTAAAGTATTGGGTGAGCACGTTACTCAGAAGGGCTCACTTGTAAAAGCTGAAAATCTACGTTTTGACTTCTCGCACCTTGAGGGTGTGACCGCAGCTGAGCTGAAAGAAGTTGAGCGCATGGTTAACGCTGAAGTGCGCCGTAACCACAGTATTGAAACCAATATCATGGATATTGAGTCAGCCAAACAAAAAGGTGCGATGGCACTGTTTGGTGAAAAGTATGACGAGCAAGTTCGCGTACTGTCCATGGGTGATTTCTCAACTGAGCTATGTGGCGGTGTTCACGCATCAAGTACAGGTGATATCGGCCTATTTAAGATCACTTCTGAAAGTGGTATTGCAGCAGGTATTCGTCGTATTGAAGCGGTGACTGGTGAAGCTGCGCTGGATTACTTGGATGGTCAAGCGGCGAAAGCTGAGCTGAAGCTTGATGAAGCTGCAGTCAAAGCAAAAGCGCTTGAAAAAGAGATCGCACAGCTCAAAGATAAACTTGCAGCAGCAGCCAGCGCTAAGCTGACTGACAAAGTACAAGAGATCAATGGCGTGAAAGTGCTGGTTGCCAAACTTGATGGTGCGGATAACAAGGCATTGCGCGGTATGGTTGACGATCTGAAAAACCAAATGGGTAGCGGTGTGATCATGCTGGGCAATGTCAGCGAAGGCAAAGTTGGCCTGATTGCTGGCGTGACCAAAGATTTGATCGGCAAAGTGAAAGCGGGTGATTTGGTGAACCTTGTGGCCCAACAAGTCGGTGGTAAAGGCGGCGGTCGTCCAGATATGGCGCAAGCTGGCGGTACTGATGCGGCAGCATTGCCACAGGCATTGGATTCAGTGGTGCCTTGGTTGACTGAACAACTCTAA
- a CDS encoding regulatory protein RecX → MSRWQNPRDAAINYLSRREHSQAELRSKLRSLHFGETEIELALQSCIEHRYLDDQRYGEMLIRHGQDKGHGVQRIRQQMQQKGLAQDLIESLLAHCEVDWFELARATYLRKYSQWGECLPTPIVDAKDRSKRMRFLLYRGFSFDQVQYALEIHRESE, encoded by the coding sequence CTGAGTCGTTGGCAAAATCCACGCGATGCGGCAATCAACTATCTGTCGCGTCGTGAACATAGCCAAGCCGAACTGCGCAGTAAACTGCGCAGTTTGCATTTTGGCGAAACGGAAATTGAACTTGCCCTACAAAGTTGCATTGAACACCGTTACCTTGATGATCAGCGCTATGGCGAAATGTTGATTCGTCATGGTCAAGATAAAGGCCATGGTGTCCAACGTATTCGTCAGCAAATGCAGCAAAAAGGGTTGGCGCAAGATTTAATAGAATCGCTTCTAGCGCATTGTGAGGTCGATTGGTTTGAACTGGCAAGAGCGACCTATTTGCGAAAATATTCGCAGTGGGGGGAATGTTTGCCAACGCCGATTGTTGATGCCAAGGATCGCAGCAAGCGAATGCGTTTTTTACTCTATCGCGGGTTTAGTTTTGACCAAGTACAGTATGCGCTAGAGATACATCGTGAATCTGAATAA
- the recA gene encoding recombinase RecA, with amino-acid sequence MDSNKEKALAAALGQIEKQFGKGSIMRLGDNRTMDVETISTGSLALDIALGAGGLPMGRICEIYGPESSGKTTLTLELIASAQRQGKTCAFIDAEHALDPIYAQKLGVNIDQLLVSQPDTGEQALEICDALARSGAVDVIVVDSVAALTPKAEIEGEMGDSHMGLQARMLSQAMRKLTGNLKQSNCMCIFINQIRMKIGVMFGNPETTTGGNALKFYASVRLDIRRTGSIKEGDEVVGNETRIKVVKNKIAAPFKQADTQILYGQGFNRLGELIDLGVKHKFVDKAGAWYSYQGDKIGQGKANACKYLADNPAISDALDKSLRELLLQPQTASAQATEAEVESPESEEGEAF; translated from the coding sequence ATGGATAGCAACAAAGAAAAAGCGTTAGCTGCGGCCCTAGGCCAGATCGAAAAACAATTTGGTAAAGGTTCTATCATGCGTTTAGGTGATAACCGTACCATGGATGTAGAAACCATCTCGACTGGTTCATTGGCCTTGGATATCGCTTTAGGTGCTGGTGGCTTACCGATGGGGCGTATTTGCGAAATCTACGGCCCTGAATCTTCAGGTAAAACAACCTTGACTCTTGAGCTGATTGCTTCAGCGCAACGCCAAGGTAAAACCTGTGCCTTTATCGATGCTGAGCATGCCTTGGATCCAATCTATGCGCAGAAATTGGGCGTGAATATCGACCAGCTATTGGTGTCACAGCCAGATACTGGTGAGCAAGCACTTGAGATTTGTGATGCTTTGGCTCGTTCGGGCGCGGTGGATGTGATTGTTGTTGACTCCGTTGCAGCGCTTACACCAAAAGCTGAAATCGAAGGTGAGATGGGTGACAGCCACATGGGTCTGCAAGCGCGTATGCTATCGCAAGCGATGCGTAAATTGACGGGTAACCTGAAACAGTCCAACTGTATGTGTATTTTCATCAACCAAATCCGTATGAAGATTGGTGTGATGTTTGGTAACCCAGAAACCACTACCGGTGGTAATGCACTGAAATTCTATGCTTCTGTTCGTTTGGACATTCGTCGTACTGGCTCGATTAAAGAGGGCGATGAGGTTGTTGGTAACGAAACCCGCATTAAAGTAGTGAAGAACAAAATTGCGGCACCATTTAAACAAGCGGATACACAAATTCTTTACGGCCAAGGCTTTAACCGTTTGGGTGAACTCATTGACCTGGGTGTGAAGCATAAATTTGTTGATAAAGCGGGTGCTTGGTATAGCTATCAAGGCGATAAAATCGGTCAAGGTAAAGCCAATGCTTGTAAATACCTTGCTGATAATCCAGCGATTTCAGATGCTTTGGACAAATCACTTCGTGAATTGTTGCTGCAGCCGCAAACCGCTTCAGCGCAGGCAACAGAAGCTGAAGTGGAATCACCTGAGTCTGAAGAAGGGGAAGCCTTCTGA
- a CDS encoding CinA family protein, with translation MNHQGQQLAQLLLAKQWQMATAESCTGGGVAMALTDIAGSSAWFDRAFVTYSNEAKTQMLGVSEALISRHGAVSDAVVRAMAQGAITHSNAKLTVSISGIAGPGGGSDEKPVGTVWFAWADHAGWVKSQCQHFTGDRQAVRQQAVAYAIAGCCERLTELS, from the coding sequence AGCAATGGCAAATGGCCACTGCTGAGTCATGTACCGGTGGTGGTGTCGCCATGGCATTGACCGATATCGCAGGAAGTTCAGCTTGGTTTGATCGCGCGTTTGTTACCTATAGCAATGAAGCGAAAACTCAAATGCTTGGCGTGAGTGAAGCGCTTATTAGTCGCCATGGCGCGGTGAGTGATGCCGTCGTCCGTGCAATGGCACAGGGGGCCATTACCCACTCCAATGCAAAACTCACGGTATCGATTAGTGGCATTGCCGGCCCTGGTGGCGGCAGTGACGAAAAGCCTGTGGGCACCGTATGGTTTGCCTGGGCTGATCATGCTGGCTGGGTGAAAAGTCAATGTCAGCACTTTACTGGCGATCGCCAAGCAGTACGTCAACAAGCAGTTGCCTATGCCATCGCAGGCTGCTGTGAACGACTCACAGAGTTGAGTTAA